Proteins encoded in a region of the Quercus lobata isolate SW786 chromosome 8, ValleyOak3.0 Primary Assembly, whole genome shotgun sequence genome:
- the LOC115954639 gene encoding uncharacterized protein LOC115954639 has protein sequence MDKVVEAVETAKKEWDEAYSRAKEHIKAIQGYGKSREEQNSNSNSLPRLNGLAQDALALLSSLQFRLDLLAPQLPTDDQVQSATALLDSWKNESHNLRQSLRNANLQAKANMRKAAQEERELLLGGGGESTIRRRNLQTKAGMTSAAESITDSLRRTRQLMVQEVERSASTLMTVEESTGVLKKAESEYKGHRSLLMRTRNLLSTMQRQDVLDRVILAVGFFLFSCAVLYVVSKRFGILKLQQKVTAAIKAGMVGQAKIGDRAVVNGINDNAVHRVDVPLDRPMRDEL, from the exons ATGGACAAGGTGGTGGAGGCTGTAGAAACGGCGAAGAAGGAATGGGACGAAGCGTATAGTCGGGCCAAAGAGCATATAAAGGCGATCCAAGGGTACGGTAAATCTAGGGAGGAACAGAATTCGAATTCGAATTCGCTTCCGAGATTGAATGGGCTTGCACAGGACGCCTTGGCTTTGCTCTCCTCGCTCCAATTCAGGCTCGATCTTCTCGCGCCACAGTTGCCTACCGATGATCAAGTCCAATCCGCTACAGCTCTGCTCGATTCCTGGAAAAACGAATCCCACAA TTTGCGACAGAGTTTGAGAAATGCCAATTTACAAGCAAAGGCTAACATGAGGAAAGCTGCTCAGGAAGAG AGAGAGCTATTGCTGGGTGGTGGAGGAGAGTCCACAATTCGCAGACGCAACTTACA GACAAAGGCTGGAATGACATCTGCTGCTGAAAGCATCACTGATAGCCTTCGGCGTACTCGCCAATTGATGGTTCAG GAGGTGGAAAGAAGTGCAAGCACACTCATGACTGTTG AGGAATCAACCGGAGTATTAAAGAAGGCTGAAAGTGAATACAAAGGGCATCGCTCGTTGTTGATGCGAACCCGGAACCTACTCTCTACAATGCAACGCCAAGATGTCCTTGATAG GGTGATACTTGCAGTTGGGTTTTTCTTGTTCTCTTGTGCTGTTCTTTATGTTGTCTCAAAGCGATTTGGGATACTAAAGTTGCAGCAAAAGGTTACTGCTGCCATAAAAGCTGGTATGGTGGGACAAGCCAAGATTGGAGATAGGGCTGTCGTAAATGGCATAAATGACAATGCAGTTCATAGGGTGGATGTTCCTTTAGATAGACCTATGCGTGATGAACTTtaa